GTTTTTAACATACTTTGGATAGTACCTCAAGGTAATAGAAAGTACTTTTGGTACTACAACGTTTTGAAacactataaaataaatttttggtattattagACCAATGTAAGTAGTACTACAATACATTTTgagatttaaaaatagtttttggtaGTACTCCGTGACGTTTAATGTATTCTGGTACGTTTCAAGGAACTTTGTAATGATGTATGAtgttatttatgtattaaagtaatttttaaactggataaataattttgaaggtACTATAACAGTCATTTCAATCTCTTTAGTACGTCTTGAGGTACTCTGATAGTTATTTGTGATCCTCTGGTACGTCAAAAggtactataaaaatatttaaggtACTCTAACAGTCATTTCAATTACTTTGGTACGTATCGAGGtacaataatataatttgagGTACACTGATAGGTTTAGAGGCACTATGATAGTTATATCAGTCACTCTGGTATGTTATGAGGTACTACAAAATTGTTTTAGGTACTATTATAGTCATTTGAGGGACGTTTTGAGGTACTAGAATATATTATGAGGTACTTTacgacatttttaaaactattatgataatttaaaaCTTCTGGAGTAGTTGTTGTGGTACTTTAAGTATTTTGGAACGGTTTCAAGTACTTTACAACGTCACTTgacatatttcatttcattctaAGGTACATTAAAACGTTGGAAAGTACTATATCTCATTTTGAAGTTATCTAAtagatattttcaacattttgtagTACTAGAATATGTTTTTAACATACTTTGGATAGTACCTCAAGGTAATAGAAAGTACTTTTGGTACTACAACGTTTTGAAacactataaaataaatttttggtattattagACCAATGTAAGTAGTACTACAATACATTTTgagatttaaaaatagtttttggtaGTACTCCGTGACGTTTAATGTATTCTGGTACGTTTCAAGGAACTTTGTAATGATGTATGAtgttatttatgtattaaagtaatttttaaactggataaataatttgaaggtACTATAACGCCTTTAGGATCAATCGGGAATCGATTTAATCATCCTGGTACGTTTTTAGTGAggacaaattataaatttcgcttcgaatttcaaaatatcacgATTTTATTCTACTCGAGATGCTCTTAACGTGTCGTATCGTTTACAAACATCTCCataattgttcttttgtatGGTAAACTTGTGCTGACGGTGCTgcgtcattattttttttttccactaCGTTAAAGCACACTTCAACTTTCCGGAAGAGATTGAAAAATACGGATATACACGTCTCTCTGCACCTGTCCATTGTTGTACGAAGCTTTTGTTCGAAAATGATACGAATATTCCGAGGCGCGCGTAAAATCCTCGAAGTTTACAttacaataatgaaatttgttttgtacCCCTCGTATAATCAGTATTTATAGGTCATACGgtgaaattgatataaaatcttGTCTCGTGTAtgaataaatacgtttttacgACACTACGTTCCGGTCCGCGTGATGTACACGGAGGAGAGTCGTTTGTCACGCCACTTCCTCAAAGTCAAGTCAATTTATTTGGTTGCGGTCGTTATTTTTCCCAGTAATAATAACACTTGATTACAAGAAAGCAGTTGGAAGTGTTTCTTGTAACAtgcaaatcccaaaaatatccaaaggatttttttttatcatttttttcagtgtatgtGCCACCGAAGATGCACCTTTTCTCTTGGTAAGTTCGTTATCAATcgtatattatcaaatttttatcgttttcgTTCATTCAACACAACCAGAAACTAATTATTTACTCTAAACGACATCTATGATCAACTACGAAAAATTATCGCACTAGGAAACTACTTTATAACTTTTACGCCATCTGTGAGTTAATAGGAGAATCTAATAACAAAACACCGATATAAGGAAactgttttattcaatattcaataacgaAATGCCGAAATTATCcaactattttattaaacgTACGCTAACGAACCACCCACATCAAATTGGAAAGGAATAATGAAACGAAAATAACGATtttgctataataaaaacactGATAAATCGAAAATTTAGGAATCGACATTAGGCGCCATCTATTAGTAAGTTGGCGGACGTACATTTTTAGAACTGTCTACGCATTATTACGTAACTTCCTTCGACTctaatttttcacttaaaatCACCTTTTTACAGGGTAAAAATTCTAACATACCGGAAGCAGTAGATTTTTTAAGAGACTACGATTCAGAAGGTTCCGAAGTATGTTTTCGAGTCAACATGGCCCAATGGCATTACTCAACCAACATGACGGATTTCCTCAAACGAAAAATGATCGAAGAACAAACTCTCAAAGCGAAATTCGATAAATTGGTATATAAAAGGGCTTCAATATTCGATTGGATGCATATCGAAGATCTAACGATCAAAAGACAActcaaaatattaacaactaATACAAGAGCGAGTTTACCGGACGATAAATACAATGAGGTgcgtataaaaaaatatgcgaCGTTGCCAGGTTTAATAAATAACGTTGGAATTCAAGAAATCGaataattttagatatattATCTAATTTCGGAAATGAAAGACGTTTATTCCAATATTAAAGTATGTCCTTACCAATCGGACGATTACGGAAAGGATATTTCTTACTGCGATTTGGATATGGAAGACGTACACGCCATTATGGCACGATCTCGAAATCCATCCGAACTGACGCACATTTGGAAAGAAGTACATGATAAAACGGGTCcgcaaatgaaaaataagttcATGAGATATATAGAATTATCGAATCAAGCTTCTAGATTGAACGGTAAGCGATAAATTTTTAGGGTTGCTActttaattttgagatatggcaacactgatgcgAATATGTTAAATCttcaatggtgaacgtactcggAATATTTTATAACATCTTCAAACTTACTAAAGTATTTCGAAAAACTAGTCACAGCTtaagaaaactacaaaaaaagactcaaaaatatctcaaaacttacTTCAAATCACGTGTTTTGGAGGTACCGGcaaatccaattataaatattcgtttttattcgtctatctcaaaacttgagtagcagccctcgtattatCTATACACCGTTGCCGTTTCTTTCTCGAAATTACAGGTTTTACAGACAGCGGAGCGGAAATGAGAAATTTATACGaagattcaaattttgaaaacgaaCTAACCGAATCCATGCATAAAATTCTGCCTTTATATAAAGAATTGTTGACTTTCGTTAGGAGGAAACTTTTATCAAGATACGGTGATCACGTGATAAGACCCGAAGGGCCCTTACCTGCTCACATTCTAGGGAATCTTTGGGCTCAAGATTGGACTAATATAGCCGATATTGTTCTACCCTATAGAGATTATTCAGATTTAGATATCACCGATGAAATATTAAGACAAGGTTTCACCCCCTTACggtaattttacaaatttatacaaatttttatctttataaagCTTCAAATTTAACGTTTTAACGTTTGACAAATAAATAGCAAAGTTAATACTTtcgttttatcaaaattttgacattagTAGTAACAATTGCAGccaataaacaaaaactaaattttccaggtctaaatgaaataattgttattgcAGTAAGGGAAATTTCATTCTAGAAGTTGGCACTCTTGTGACATCGGTCTTCGACGTTGTAAGATTTATCgttttaaaaatctaaaaaacttttacggcattttatatttttgtaaataattttactactactaataataattaatttccgACTATAATTAAGTAATTAATATcgtatttatcaattattacaattaaatcctatcgattaaactcaatttatttatagcGATATTTAAACATCATTCTATGATAacagaaaaaacaatacaaCATGACAACGATGTACAACCTTACGTGAATTATTATACTAACGAACGAAAAAGTTGGGTTATGTTTAAAAGTTTATCTTTCTATTGTtcgttttataatttagtatGCCGAAAAATGAGTGTAGATTGATTTATATTAGAATGTTTCCAATTATCAAACAGATTCAGCATTTTAAACTTGAAGTAAAAAAGGCAGTTTTGTATAAAAACGCCGATAAAACCGTCACGAACACATCGCATAGCGCCTTGTTGCTGACTGACTTCAACGTTTGCGCTAAAGCCGATCGGTAATTAATCGAGACGTGTCAATCACGACATGTTGCCGGatttaaatttttaactaacatttttatcatttaccaaattatttgatcattatattttcatctgaattgtatatttgataaataatttcatttttattaattatttcatgtaacaaaatacgaaaaacttgttttaaaaTGCCATTATAGTCAGTTACGAAAaagaaacttattattttattggtaaGGAAAAATCGTCTGACAACGATGCATTCAAGTATCCAATTCACACCAGACAGTAAAAAGTATTGATattctttttactttttttacaaGGAAGGACTATAGTATTGagtcaattttatataatgttatcataaatttattgaaggaaattattacaaaaaagtttttttagtgaattttggaattggatttttctttttacaacACATTAAATTAACTTTGACAGATGAAAGACGCATTTTggtggaaaatttgaaaactattttcattcagttgttttttttaatttatcatttttttaaataaactcatCATTTTCACGTTTATACAGGGTGGAATAGAAGTAATAATTAGggtaattaataaatatttttgacaaatgatGAACGCCTTTTGGCGAAATCATCATTTTAAcgtttatacagggtgaaacgAAACTAATTTCCATAATTAGGgtaaataataagtttttcgaCTTATATTTAGAATGTTTCACATGGCAGAAGAATTTTTCACGTCTATGGGATTGAAACCGATGCCCCCGGAATTTTGGAGATACTCCATGATCGAAAAACCCAATGGAAGAAAAGTTCAATGTACTGCAAGCGCTTGGGACTTTTGTAATAATGTAGATTTCAGGTAAAACGTGAtcaaaaccatagacaaatggatttttatgaaaattcgtatttattgTAGGATAAAACAATGTACGGAAGTCGATATGAAAAATTTCGTAACCATACATCACGAAATGGCGCATGTGCAGTACTATCTCTATTACGCGCATCAACCATTTTTATACAGGGACGGCTCCAATCCaggtaaaataattattcataaaacatttttttttttattgtttcatatgTGTAAAAATTACAGGTTTTCACGAAGGTGTCGCAAACGCCgttattttatcgattttcaacCCGAAACATTTAAAACGAATCggtttttttcacaataacaCCGACAACATCGAAACGAACATCAATTTCTTGATGTTAATGGCGTTAAAAAAAATCGCCTACGCCCCTTTCGCCTACTTGATAGATCAGGTGAGAAAATTCCCGTCGATAAAGTAGAAAACTGTCCAAAAATAACGTAATACACGTTAAAAAATAACCGTACCTCtatattcgttattttttttctagtgGCGTTACCAAGTGGCCGAATTCGGTGTAAAAAGAATGAATGCAGATTGGTGGGACCTCAGATTGAGATATCAGGGGATAATACCACCGATTACGAGATCTGAAATGCATTTTGACGCTGCTACGAAACGACACGTACCTGCCGATATCCCTTACACTAAATATTTCGTAGCCCTTTTGttggaatttcaaattttcgaaagtATGTGCAGGGCCGGTAGACATATTGGACCTTTACATACGTGTGACATTTACCGATCAAGGGAAGCGGGAAAAGTTTTAATGTAAGCGCGATAAATTCCGAATTAAACTTGGCAACGATGTAATTTATTCagcatattaatttttttttgtaaaaaaatcgttttttacagaaattgaGCAGAattcgaaacaattttttcccattttcaaaaaatatgagtcCCCGtttcgaaatttcaaaatttgtttcgTAACTTGCAACTTAATGTAATATAACTCGCTTTGTATGATCACGAAAGGGCAGTagtattttttctacgaaaGTATCGACGTTCCTCTTCCGATTTTCTTGTATCACAACGTTGCCATGTCACGATTGTagatactataaatttatatagtgtaatttttcaagaaaaatattacttcaACTTTAACCCCGTATATTTCTCCCAAATATGAAACTGGGAGAATTCAATGTGGAAATACACTTAGAGGCACGTTTTTCCAATCGATTCGcgtcaaaaataaatctataacccgaatggtttcggaaatatcgaTTTTCTTATACAAgaatgtgaaatttttacataattattgaaaatacaccTCTAAATccaattttcctcaattttctgcttataattatctttttcgAACTCCTCGTAtcaaaaaacacgtttttctaCACTCTTGACGAGATATGAAGAATAATTTACATCTGGCAACACTGGTTATAAGTATAACGACCGCTAAATCGTATTTACCATGTTGCCAAGTTTAATTCTATATCTGATACGAATATTTCAGAATAAAATTCAAGTTGAATTTCAtagttttcattatatttggTTATTGTGTTGTTACAGGGATGTAATGAGGGTGGGTAAATCGAAACATTGGAGGGAAGTTGTGAAAATGATGACTCGAGATCAAACTGATAAAATAACAGCAGATTCGATGTTGAATTACTTCGAACCGCTCGCAATTTGGTTACGagaacaaaatagaaacgaaagAATAGTCGGTTGGACTACTTATAAGGAAGATACGGCCTTGTATCAACCCCTCGTATATTACGGATCGTCAAATAAGTATCCTTATGAATTGACTATAacaaatgttattttaataattatatttagtaaattattgtaaattatcacttttattttatattttttcaaaataaataaactaatttgTCGTTTTCTTATTGTTATAAACATTGTTGTCgaacttttaatattttcactagaagtagtgacaattttttttcgaaatagtgGTTTAATTTatgcaaataattaattttaataaaaattgttgatgaaattattgaaatgtttgtTAAATATACGAGTTTGTATAGAAATTATCCAAATTCgggtataaataataaaaattttattacgaaaTACTTCTGTTTTTTAAACTTGACAACACTGCGTGAAATGCACGATTAACAAACTTcgtatttaatgaaaataagatGTAGAAATATTAAACACGTTCGAGacgattttaaaactaaaatatgactttttttaaacaatatacttaaaatttttgaaatctcttagaaaattttgtttccaaatatttctaatttccaTAGTATCACTAACATGTAATATTGGCAGCACTGATTAGAACTATTGCTTCAAATACACGATTGGATAGAGTTCACATGTTGCCAAGTTTAATTTTCTTCGGAAGATAACaggaaataaattgttttaaacgaaattttgttaaaaaaaaaaggttttggttataaaaattctcaatatttttttgttttatttattaaataaaattcacaaaaatgcCCTTTAAACAATTCTATTCTTTTAGTTAGATCTAATCAAAatgtgattgaaaattttggttataaatttttcaattctgacAACACTGTTTACATTGACTTTTTTACATATTCATATTGACTTTAAACGTTGCcacgtgaaaaaaattaacgagattttaaggaataaaattttaagaCTAATTCACCTGTCAACACTATTTCTCACTGTAAACAACGAATTAAATGGAATGACAACGTTGTCACGtttataaaaacttcaaaacttttggggaacaaaaaatttaataccaatttttatggcaacactgtttacCACTGTAAACATCCGATTTAACGGGATTGCAACGTTGCCACGTGTAAAAAACCTTccaaaattttagataaataaacTTTGAGACAAACTTTTCTGGCAACACTGTTTACCACTGTAAACGACGGATTTAATGAAGTTGCAACGTTGCCAcatgtaaaaaaaaatccaatattttagggaaaaaaattaagacgaatttttttttgacaacaCTGTTCATCACTTTAAACAACGAATTTATTGGAATTACAACGTTGCAACgtttataaaaattgacggaTTTTAGGATAACAAAACATTTAAGACGAATTAACATGGCAACACTGTTTACCACTGTAAACAACGAATTTAATGGAGTTGCAACGTTGCCACATGTAAAAAAAATCCAAGagtttaggaaaaaatttaagacgaatttttttttggacaaCACTGTTCATCACTTTAAACAACGAATTTATTGGAATTACAACGTTGCAACgtttataaaaattgacggaTTTTAGGATAACAAAACATTTAAGACGAATTAACATGGCAACACTGTTTACCACTGTAAACATCCGATTTAATAGGATTGCAATGTTGCCACGTGTAAAAAACTTCAGAGATTTTAGGGAAAAAAAAGTCGAGaacgaatttttatttaataaatttttattattagaataaacaaTCAAGTTGATTCCATATTACGCCCTACAGGTAATTTAGTAGCGGCCAAATAAGgattatcaatataattagGATTATTCATATTATCCTCGCTAATCCTTGATTCATTTAAATTCTCCTGGGCCTGTTCCCCTTCCTCCATTTTCAAATCCTGTTTGACCTGATTTTTAGCCTTatcgtgatttttttgttgCTGTAATATTTGACTTTTCGGATCGATGTCCAGATCCTCGGGATCGAATATCTGATCCTGGGGAAGAAGGGCGCTCAAATAGGGCGGATAAGCGGGCTTACAGGCGATAACTGCAATAAaatctgtttaaaaaaaaaaacgacgaAAATCACGCGACGAAACGCTTACGTGGAAAAATATTAGCCTCGTCGGTATCGAATAAATTGTGAGTGGTGCTGGTTTTAGCTAAAAATTTCGTTAGTGCCTTTTCGATGTCTCTTTTTTGAATAGCAGCTTTTTCTCTAACAGATTCGTAATCGATAATCGGTTGTTTATGAGTCTGTAAACGTATCATCGATTTAACGTAACCAACGGGAGAGATTGGGATAAAATACTTACAGGGGTTCGAACGTACGCGTGGGGGTCGGGAAAAGGTGGAAAATGTTGAGGAATATGAGGCGGTAAAGGTTGTTTAGAACCAGCCGATAacatattcaattgtttttgaGCCTGTTGGGGTTGTAAAGTAGGGAGAATACTATGTTTCGACGATTTAACATAATGTTCCAAACtattcaaattgaaaccttaaaaatcgataatttatAGTGGAATCAACGTTTTTGTGTAAATAAAACTCACCCATTTCGACGAATCCTAACACTACGTCACCTAAAACGGGTTCCACACGACCCGATAGTTCACAAAAACTTCTCGTTAAAAAGGCAATTTCACTTATAActagaaacataattttttaagtGGGAAAACGATGTAGATATTCGTTAAACTTACAAGCTTGCATCATTTCGGTGAGGGTACCTAAACTATCTGTTTCGACAGCATCGAAACCGTGTTCTAATAGAACACTCGAAACTGCAGCTGCTAtcatttttctgtatatattcGGTTGCTGTTCCATttctatttcataaaaaaattcaattttaatcacaaataataatttaacttCTGCAtcacttaataataataataattattaacaaacaataacaataattgtaatGTATTTCATGTGAGGTTAGTATAAATGGTACGTTCGTTTAGTTAAAACTGTCATTACTATTGACATATGACATATATACGCTACATTATTAATTTCGAATCGATTAGAAAAATATACTGTAATACTATTAATTtggtaaatttttatattaattaaaacttttaacTCCAATTATAGGTTTATTGCAGGATTATATTGTAAACTGGAGAAGC
This DNA window, taken from Diorhabda sublineata isolate icDioSubl1.1 chromosome 4, icDioSubl1.1, whole genome shotgun sequence, encodes the following:
- the LOC130442848 gene encoding transcription initiation factor TFIID subunit 8-like yields the protein MEQQPNIYRKMIAAAVSSVLLEHGFDAVETDSLGTLTEMMQAFISEIAFLTRSFCELSGRVEPVLGDVVLGFVEMGFNLNSLEHYVKSSKHSILPTLQPQQAQKQLNMLSAGSKQPLPPHIPQHFPPFPDPHAYVRTPTHKQPIIDYESVREKAAIQKRDIEKALTKFLAKTSTTHNLFDTDEANIFPLIACKPAYPPYLSALLPQDQIFDPEDLDIDPKSQILQQQKNHDKAKNQVKQDLKMEEGEQAQENLNESRISEDNMNNPNYIDNPYLAATKLPVGRNMEST
- the LOC130442758 gene encoding angiotensin-converting enzyme-like, with the protein product MQIPKISKGFFFIIFFSVCATEDAPFLLGKNSNIPEAVDFLRDYDSEGSEVCFRVNMAQWHYSTNMTDFLKRKMIEEQTLKAKFDKLVYKRASIFDWMHIEDLTIKRQLKILTTNTRASLPDDKYNEIYYLISEMKDVYSNIKVCPYQSDDYGKDISYCDLDMEDVHAIMARSRNPSELTHIWKEVHDKTGPQMKNKFMRYIELSNQASRLNGFTDSGAEMRNLYEDSNFENELTESMHKILPLYKELLTFVRRKLLSRYGDHVIRPEGPLPAHILGNLWAQDWTNIADIVLPYRDYSDLDITDEILRQGFTPLRMFHMAEEFFTSMGLKPMPPEFWRYSMIEKPNGRKVQCTASAWDFCNNVDFRIKQCTEVDMKNFVTIHHEMAHVQYYLYYAHQPFLYRDGSNPGFHEGVANAVILSIFNPKHLKRIGFFHNNTDNIETNINFLMLMALKKIAYAPFAYLIDQWRYQVAEFGVKRMNADWWDLRLRYQGIIPPITRSEMHFDAATKRHVPADIPYTKYFVALLLEFQIFESMCRAGRHIGPLHTCDIYRSREAGKVLMDVMRVGKSKHWREVVKMMTRDQTDKITADSMLNYFEPLAIWLREQNRNERIVGWTTYKEDTALYQPLVYYGSSNKYPYELTITNVILIIIFSKLL